The nucleotide window tctcaaaatttttgttttaacattaTCTTGATTAAATGAAGAAAaccatttaataattacaataacCATAACCAAacgattttgtaaaattctaaaatcctattaagttcaaataaaaaaaataatttttctatagagcacaaatgtttattacaaaaatatataaaaagtttttaaaacaaaataatggatTAAATGATAAAATGAAGTTATTTTTACAGATTATGCTAATTAATTGAACAATTTCACATAATTAAAGCTAAATAAATCATAATGAATCATAGCATTTCTGTACAACAGAAATCACTACTTAACATTAgatagaattgtttaaaaaaagataGCTATGAACAAATATCATTTAGTAATCACGAGAAGACATTTTCCAGGGTTTATGGATGCTGTggtagttttgttgtttttgggcTGGTGTCTGTCGACCAAAAGGACTCTTGGCATTGACTTGTAAGACGAAATCACCTTCAACATCGTATTCGGTGCTGATGCCCATGTAAACACGCTTGCCATTGCCGTTTTGATTCTTGTATTCCTTGAGGGAGGTGGCACCTACAGCAGGGAAGTTGCGTTCATTACCGGGTACAACGGATTCGGCGAAATAACGGACAGCACGCATGGAAGCTTCCACAACATTGTCGGCACCGGGAACACCATCACTAGGACCATTGGGATAGAAATCAACATCACCGCAACGAGTAGGAGCACCCATACCATAGGCTGAGGAGTGGATGGCATCGACGAACTCGGCATCACCACGGGCTAAACCAGTCAAAGATTGGCTTTTCTTGGCATAGATTTTGGAGGGATCCAAACCGGTGACACGACGCAATTGATGACCTGTTTCACGGGTAAATTGACGGGCAGCAGCACCAGCAACATGAGCACCAATATTCGAGCCAATCACATGAATTGTTTCTTGGGCAACATCAGCCTTGTCGGTAAGTTGTACCAAAACATCGCCTATCTTGGCACCAGTCTGTTCAACATCCAAAGTAGTGTAAGCCTTGAAGTTGGGCATGGAAGAACCCAAATCAATAACCACCAAACTGCCAGAGGGTTTGTTGGACTTGCTCTTCCAGGAGGTGGAATAATCTTCTTCGCTGGAGCTGGGATTTCTCTTCTCACTGGAGTCGTCTTCATATTTGTTGTTGGATGGTTCGGGAGCATCGCCATTATAACGTTGCATATAGGCTTGCACCAATTTGCGAGTGGCCTTCTTGatggtttcggttttttgggGTAGGCCAGTAATGAAGATGGTGACTTCCTGTTCGCCGAATTCCTTTTGTTCCTTGGCAATTTTGGGCAATTCATTCAATTTAAAGTTGATTTTCTGGTTGTTGGGAGTGATCAATTGGGCTTGAATTTCACTAGGCTTGGGTGCAAAGCTGGGTTCAAAATTTTCGCTGACTTGGGTCAAGTGATCTggaatattaatataaattagtgttataaactattatttataaaaattaattatttaattaatacttACACAACTTGTTAAGCAAATCAGCACCTTCTTCCACCGACATGCGTTCCAATTTCTCCAAAGAAAGTTCATTCAAAGAGGGCAAGGATTCCAATTCGGATGTTGATAACCAATCGGTTGGTTTCAAACTGTTCTTAATGGAATTTCTACTGGAGTACATGGAGTTCATGGATTTGGGTCCACTATTGGCACAAGCCAAAGCAAAAATGCCCATTAAAAGGCAAACAGTTCTCAAAGGATTCATTGTCGTTGATCTGCTTTCAATCTAGAACCAGAAAATTTCACTACAAATCAAATGTTTCAATCACTACTTAAAAGTGAACTGCACTTTCTCTGGACAAACATTTCGGTTTAAATACTGTTTGTTGATTTCCTAtagtttgttttgaaaattgatAATTCTGAAtaatgcaaataaatatttttttgtttacatttgcactATTATGAAATGAATacctatttacatatttatttttttcaatgccAATGAAAAATACGGTCATTGACCAATTGTTTGTGTAGAAATTTTTAGATTAAGaaagggaaatacaaatttAGTGCAAATATGACATGTGTAACCAATTTGCTCGATCAACGAAATTGCAAATTAATTacgtttgttttttatattgatattcTATATCTACATTTTGTATTCCCTGTAATTCTAGAAttgtttattaaagttttaatttgtttggtaaATTTGATAGTTTGTTTTattcctttttatttttgaattgctCTCAAGAAATTTGATACATTTACATTCTGTTTGGCAATCAAAGGTTCGAAAGTATGAATTCTTTAATTTacttttcgaaatttaattacattttatatcTTAATCATTCCATATAATCATTCATTACAAATTAATTCATAGGTATAAGTAATTAGTATACTTATCAAACGTATTCATtcctttgaaaataaattcattatataattcGTTTGGGTTAGTTCCCTAACATgtcacaaattatttaaaatgtatcaaTTCAAACCGCTCTACAGCAACACCATTTAAAAGTGATGCCTTTCATATAAAGTTTTTGAACTAGAACCAAATCCACGAAGATCCAGTCTTAGAACCTATTTACTTTTATCATTTCAGTCAATAAAacccaaaaattgatttaattaattGGAAGTTCTGATATTAATTTAACCTGTATAGGATTTTAAGTTACAAAATCACTAttaataatagttttttattgttaaGAACTTTTAATTCATAAATAGGTTTATAGTTATTTGTATGGAAGTACCTTGTATTTTGTTCATGAATGAATGACCTTAAAAAAATCAGCTTATTGAGTAATATACACAATTAAAAGgaatatttgtaataaaatacagTAATACACTAAGTAATAAGTACTTGCTATATTTTTAAgttgaacaagtaagaaagtgtggtcggtcataagtaaaagagcaaaaacatttttctttaaaaatttcaataatttatatttttgagtgattttcggaagtgggccttatatgggagctatgaccaattatggaccgataggtcgtgtgatttatgtctatatgaaagtttacaatgttgaattttgtgagtataccaacatttttaagcgatttatgcgcgttaaagtgattttcggaagcgggtctatatgggagctatgactaattatggaccgatcgtaacaaaatttggtcatGTCAccattttgtatatattaatcttatttggagcgcaatttgtggagatacgtttataaattaaacatttatgaccgataaagtccaatttcggaaggacatttgtatggagacaggtgaaataatggaccgttttcagccagtttcaaaaggcttggtccttgggccgaaaaaataatatgtaccaaattttatcaaaatatcttgcgacctgtactctgcgcacaagatttatatagacagccagccagccaaccagacggacggacggacatcgtttaatcgactcagaaagagattctaagtcgatcggtatactttaagatgggtgttagacccccactatggtggtgtagggtataaatattgccAACCATTcttttttgaattataaatTTTCACACTTCGAACCAATGATTTGACTTGAATATCACAACTCTCTTGTGAGCTCATAACTCGGCCTTTTATGTACCGATTCTTATACTCAccttcaaaaaaaattgattttatcattcTTTTTGTACCATATCGAAATGGGTACTTACGAAATTCTAACACGACctagtccgtccgtctgtctatttgtttaaaatacgaaagagctcaaacgaaaggagctagatgactaaatttttccattttttcaaatacactCCGTTGATaaggtccatgatttcacctagccctcacACAAATGTCTTCCCGgaatattgtatgaaaattttgcacaatttaattctaagtactctgaaagtatactgtaaagtatggcgaaaatcggaaacatttgcccctagtcctcatacaaggtccccctcagaaaatgacttgaacatttataattgtcttataataattaatatcgtgatgatattggacataaacaagttttgtaTGAACTtaaaacttttgtgaggatcggtccataattaacccTACCGCCCATATAacctctatatcagaaaaatatattttattgtcactttCGTGACATTACGCATTTACAAGAACCATAGAGAAGAccatcaaagacctaactcatttGTCAGAAACTTAAgttgtgagaatgtattagtagaaaaaactatgtgaaaacaaaaacaacactcgtatgtgtgattattttgagtaattttttgttgaagtttttttctagtttccgctctatgtttctctatgagaAGAAcgagaaacaattttaaaaattttataagaaaataactcagttttcaaataatttttgagcatttttcatacaaaaattttaaaatagtttttcggTATTTCTGAACCAGGCTAATAGTGTAGTTAAATAATAAAGATATCAGTAGTCGGGATGAAAAGTTTCATTCcaacaaagaaatttttattaaaactaaggAAAAATCCTGGTTTAATCAGAAGTGCGAAATTGCGATCAGATACAGAGAGGAAGCCTTCCagcacatagtggtatagaaagaaaaaaaatagagaaataaatcaaataaagagagaattgtttttttgggaaaaaagtactattattttttttaagttatctaaaaaatttctaaaaggatgtataaagaatttgtacttttggaaaagttaactttacatcaaatgttttaaatggaaaaaaattaaaatttttaataacgccaattttttacgtaaaattcaactttagggcaaaaattctcaaatcgcaaaCTCGGTATTAAAAcgtagtaacccattttagatggcccaatatattcttaattattCTGTCAtgctttttaaacaattctctcttttttgataaataaatttgttgttagtcctataaaagaaaatggaaaaaatagggaaatatttggaaccgcggtcatcaaaaaactggagaagggtgggtaaaaatgttaaaaatttaatattcaaatatctcctaagctataagagataattgatagctactaaTTGATAGTAGTACTCAACAAGAAGATtccatatatgtaattttgttgaaatcggaacacacacgaagaaataggatcgtttttaaaattgaacatacccgaggtctcctactTTGAGGACATCTGGCCCCGACCCTGGTAGGCCCATGCGGTCCaaaatcaaaacttaaactcaacaatACTCTTTGCGCATGTTAAATTGCATTcacatcggactaaccgtttagaagttacagatttattttcctttttttctttctataccactgtgcggagTGGAAACAAAATGAGCTTATAATgggctatataaagacctatgattgcagattgttttgaaaaaagtccaCAGAATATAGTCCATTATTAGCTGCAATAGTAGTTATTATTTATTCCACGCTTATATAAAGACCGATCatcttactatttacaccagtTATAACCGATCAAAAAGaaatacaactcccatgtatggggcggtgcttcgaagtctattttggagtaaGTCGACCGAGTACAGGAAAGGGCGAAGGTTCTTATCTGGCTACAATATGAGTTCTGTTTCATATTACAAAGGAATGtgttctgctgaaattagggaatggattttaaaacacttaaaatatattgtattctttacatttattttaaaactaaattgtgAATAATTAATATAACTTCGTAGTTTAGTAATTttctaatagtttttaatattaaattacataGTTTTAGCAAAAATGGCtcacttttaaattttctaacatttttaaaattcttaaaataaattgtattttatttagttttgaaaatataatttccattttttcgaACTTAGTTTATTTTGCTCTAAATCAcgcttaaatttgttttaaaattgtgatattttcaaACATGATCCTTAAAGTTCATTATACGTAATTATCACCTCCTACCTTGCCCAATTTCTGGAAGCTTAAGAACTTTACAATGATTTTAACATACATTATTTTGGAATTGAACCAATAGATTCGAACACTAtagtttatacccttcaccttcatgagaagggtatatattagaCCGTCtcacttttcatttttttttcgaaatttcttCAGGCACATCGACTTTCTTAATCTACTTCCCGTTCACCAATATTTAAgtgtataacacttaaatattggtgaacgggaagtggtctctcaaatcgttttttcgtctttttaggcaaaatgcattttttttaaaaaattaaaaaaacttgctTTAGTAATTTGCCTCTAACTCAAACGGTTCTTAACGGCTTTAAACCTAATTACTTGCacgtttttcaagacctagccaagcgctttccaaaaatcagATGGGAAACAAGAAATGGAACGCcgtccctggagcatttgtagttcgaattttaaaacattaaacttgaatactccttggctaccctcatgtcaaattttatccctatcggaccagccgtttagaaatgccagatttatctccaaaaaatgttgaaatggggTAGCCATTGTGAAGTGATGAAAAACATTGAGCAAAATGATTTGATTCAAGTCTTTTTAGCATTTTCCCAAAATGCGCCCAAACTGCAACAAAAGtacaatttgaacaaatttgaaaaaataaaaaaccaacatcaactcttcttactttatattaatgtatttatgaaattgatgaaaatttacaaataaacaactttagtcatttcatcatttcaactaaaactgcagattttcttaacagaatgctactgttatttacatcaaaatcttcattttaaaatttcctaccatactgcatttacagaatagaaaaaatttacctcgttcaatttttatataagaaaaggtaagcaaaaattaaaaaaaagataaatttgtatttgaaaatctgaatttgtaatgctatgaataaaaaaccattgaacaaaatggcaatgttgctttaagaaatatttaaaaaaattaattagctTTCTAATGCATGTAATTAGGTTCAAATCCGTTAAGAAGTGCTTGAGTTAGAAGCAAATTACTAAAgaatgatattttaatt belongs to Calliphora vicina chromosome 4, idCalVici1.1, whole genome shotgun sequence and includes:
- the LOC135957509 gene encoding vitellogenin-2-like; translation: MNPLRTVCLLMGIFALACANSGPKSMNSMYSSRNSIKNSLKPTDWLSTSELESLPSLNELSLEKLERMSVEEGADLLNKLYHLTQVSENFEPSFAPKPSEIQAQLITPNNQKINFKLNELPKIAKEQKEFGEQEVTIFITGLPQKTETIKKATRKLVQAYMQRYNGDAPEPSNNKYEDDSSEKRNPSSSEEDYSTSWKSKSNKPSGSLVVIDLGSSMPNFKAYTTLDVEQTGAKIGDVLVQLTDKADVAQETIHVIGSNIGAHVAGAAARQFTRETGHQLRRVTGLDPSKIYAKKSQSLTGLARGDAEFVDAIHSSAYGMGAPTRCGDVDFYPNGPSDGVPGADNVVEASMRAVRYFAESVVPGNERNFPAVGATSLKEYKNQNGNGKRVYMGISTEYDVEGDFVLQVNAKSPFGRQTPAQKQQNYHSIHKPWKMSSRDY